Below is a window of Fulvitalea axinellae DNA.
CACCTGCTCACGATCCAGAGCGTCGTAGGCTTGCATAGCGTCATAGCAGTGGCCGGATATTTCCAAAAAGTCAATGTCGGAAGCGTACTTCTTTACGATCTCGTGAGCCAAAGGCTCATCGTCGATTACCAGCGCTCTTATTTTCATATGGGAAAAATTACCAGTCAAAAATCCGAGACGGAAAAAGCGGACACCTTACCAGCTCCGCCAAATTCCTTTCCCTTAAAAATCGTTTTTAATCATTTGATTCGGAAACATCTTCCGTCATAATATCAACTTCAGGCTTCACCTTTTCTGGCATCACCCCCCTTTTTCTCGGCACTTTCATCACCAACTTCACTGAGAAAACTTCATCTGTTCTGTTTATTTTCAGGCTATGATCGCTATTAGGATAAAGCAAACCTAGGCGCTTACGCACATTTTCCAGTCCGATACCGGGCGTTTTCCCCTCTTCCGGCTCATAATTGTTTTCGCAGTTAAAGACAAAGAAACCTTTGTCCAACTTCAGCGAGATTCGGAGGTACGCTCCGTCCGCCACGGTTTCCACACCGTGTTTGAAAGCGTTCTCCACAAAAACAATAAACACCAAAGGAGCAACCAACACAGCCTCATCCTCCACATCCACGTCAAAGGAAATACTAGCCGGACGTTTCAGTCGGATTTCCTGAAGGGCTATATAATCCCGCAAGCATTTGATCTCTTTACCTACCGGCACCCAATCTTCCCGGCATTCGTAAATAGTGTAACGCAAAATATCAGAAAGCTTCAACACCACCTCCGGCGCCCGTTCCGAATGCGTAAGCGTAAGGGCGTAAAGGTTGTTGAGTGTATTGAAAAAGAAGTGCGGATTGATCTGGTTTTTGAGCGCGTCCAGCTCGGCGGTCAGGCGTTGCTGGGTCAGCGTGTCGATGGTTTGTTTTTGCTTGAACCATTCGTAAATCATGATTACCGGAACGGAAACAATCATCACTCCCGCATTAACTCCAATATAAGGCCCCGGCACCCTATCTTTCCATCTAAATATTTCCTTATTCATAAAAGTATGCGGCAAATATTCAAACACTTCGGCAAACACAATATGGAAACCGATCACACACAATGTAGCGGACGCCAAAAACAACAAGTATTTATGCTTAGCCAACATTTTAGGAATCAGGACCAGATAGTTGATCGCTATCAAAGTTGCCCAAGTCAAGAAAACGAGAAGGTTTACTCCGGTAGCCACTACCATTCTAGGAATGATATACTTAGTCATGCCACCGAAATAAAACTCGAAAAAGTTTCCCGCAAAGTTGTCGGGAAATGTTAGCGCCGACTTCCGGTTGATATCAATCAATGCCGAAAAAACCGAAAGTAAAAGGACCGCTCCAATCAAGATTGTCAATTCCCTACTATATGGCCATCTGTCGAACCATTTCGGTTTTCGAATCTTTTTCCCGAGATACGACAACAGCATCAACACCTTATCGGAAAAGTAAATCCCACAAGACAAACCGAAAAGTATTTCGATATCGTTTTTTAAGTCCTTCGCGAATTCTAACACGATAAATAGCGTCGGAACAAAATAAACACCGAACACAATGGCTTGCACTATTGAATATTTAAAGGGATGCGACATCC
It encodes the following:
- a CDS encoding histidine kinase, which produces MKEGTTGKRLEHFIVLLGIVTVFLFVFSFELFSRERHTRHALVEVHVLVYMLYIAPLFFAFLSDRLYKFRMSHPFKYSIVQAIVFGVYFVPTLFIVLEFAKDLKNDIEILFGLSCGIYFSDKVLMLLSYLGKKIRKPKWFDRWPYSRELTILIGAVLLLSVFSALIDINRKSALTFPDNFAGNFFEFYFGGMTKYIIPRMVVATGVNLLVFLTWATLIAINYLVLIPKMLAKHKYLLFLASATLCVIGFHIVFAEVFEYLPHTFMNKEIFRWKDRVPGPYIGVNAGVMIVSVPVIMIYEWFKQKQTIDTLTQQRLTAELDALKNQINPHFFFNTLNNLYALTLTHSERAPEVVLKLSDILRYTIYECREDWVPVGKEIKCLRDYIALQEIRLKRPASISFDVDVEDEAVLVAPLVFIVFVENAFKHGVETVADGAYLRISLKLDKGFFVFNCENNYEPEEGKTPGIGLENVRKRLGLLYPNSDHSLKINRTDEVFSVKLVMKVPRKRGVMPEKVKPEVDIMTEDVSESND